A portion of the Candidatus Binataceae bacterium genome contains these proteins:
- a CDS encoding DJ-1/PfpI family protein codes for MATNAKIAGFRLGVYVFKDAEIVDFAAPYGVFSVARRFDPELDTFLVADAMRPVQVQAGFTVLPNYCFTDRPAMNAFLIPGGFGTRQEMHNERLKEFIRAQPPSCLLVSVCTGSWVYGTMGLLDGIPATNRKEPDRAEATSGKVPIDRLADIAPACRISRKRVVDAGRIITAGGIASGMEMGFHLLRRAGYDEKFVAEVARVMEYSEAYKLYRDDVEVAPTPRR; via the coding sequence ATGGCAACGAATGCGAAAATTGCCGGCTTCCGGCTTGGCGTTTACGTCTTCAAGGACGCCGAGATCGTTGACTTCGCCGCGCCCTACGGCGTGTTTTCGGTCGCGCGCCGCTTCGATCCCGAACTCGACACTTTCCTGGTCGCCGACGCGATGCGTCCGGTGCAGGTGCAGGCCGGCTTCACCGTGCTCCCCAATTACTGCTTCACCGACCGCCCCGCGATGAACGCGTTCCTCATCCCGGGCGGCTTCGGTACGCGCCAGGAGATGCATAACGAGCGGCTCAAGGAATTCATCCGCGCGCAGCCGCCCTCATGCCTGCTGGTCAGCGTATGCACCGGGTCGTGGGTGTACGGCACGATGGGCCTGCTCGACGGAATTCCCGCGACTAATCGCAAGGAGCCCGACCGCGCCGAAGCGACTTCGGGCAAGGTTCCGATCGATCGCCTGGCCGATATCGCGCCGGCGTGCCGGATCAGCCGCAAGCGCGTGGTCGACGCCGGGCGGATAATCACCGCGGGCGGAATCGCGTCGGGAATGGAGATGGGATTCCATCTCCTGCGCCGGGCCGGCTACGACGAAAAGTTCGTCGCCGAGGTCGCGCGCGTGATGGAGTACAGCGAAGCGTACAAGCTCTACCGCGACGACGTCGAGGTCGCCCCCACCCCGCGCCGCTAG
- a CDS encoding TIGR03560 family F420-dependent LLM class oxidoreductase, translating into MGGKVQFAFWSPQAGATVRTLLDRAAMAERLGYHSLWLVDHFWTLGLTDLDLLECIPMMSALAARTERVRIGTLVICNSFRNPALLAKSLSTIDQISNGRLEIGIGAGWMEQEYRAYGYEFPPVGTRLRQLEESLQILKSMFTENRTTFKGRYYTVTDAPNNPKPVQKPHPPILIGGAGEKVMLRLVAKYADRWNCPAGYRDFRRTLGVLHEHCRAVNRDPATLTISEQVMVCIGANKAEVEQKWEMAKGRRPFSFTAIKGTPDEVIAQLRERVSWGITMFTMMFADMAPPQTVELFAREVMPAFV; encoded by the coding sequence ATGGGTGGAAAAGTGCAATTCGCGTTCTGGTCGCCGCAGGCCGGCGCGACGGTCAGGACCCTGCTCGACCGCGCCGCGATGGCCGAGCGCTTGGGCTATCACTCGTTGTGGCTGGTGGACCACTTCTGGACGCTCGGCCTGACCGACCTCGACCTGCTCGAATGCATTCCGATGATGAGCGCGCTCGCGGCGCGCACCGAACGCGTGCGCATCGGTACGTTGGTCATTTGCAACTCGTTCCGCAACCCGGCGCTGCTCGCCAAGTCGCTCTCGACCATCGATCAGATCTCCAACGGACGTCTCGAAATCGGAATCGGCGCGGGCTGGATGGAGCAGGAGTACCGGGCCTACGGGTACGAATTTCCGCCGGTGGGCACACGGCTGCGCCAGCTCGAAGAGTCGTTGCAGATTCTCAAGTCGATGTTCACCGAGAACCGCACCACCTTCAAAGGGCGCTACTACACGGTGACCGATGCCCCCAACAATCCCAAACCGGTGCAGAAGCCCCATCCACCGATCCTCATCGGCGGCGCGGGCGAGAAGGTAATGCTGCGTCTGGTCGCCAAGTACGCCGACCGCTGGAACTGCCCGGCGGGCTACCGCGACTTCAGGCGCACGCTCGGCGTCCTGCACGAGCATTGCCGTGCGGTTAACCGCGACCCCGCCACGCTGACCATCTCCGAACAGGTGATGGTCTGCATCGGTGCCAACAAGGCCGAGGTCGAGCAGAAGTGGGAGATGGCCAAGGGGCGCCGGCCGTTCTCGTTCACCGCGATCAAGGGCACGCCCGACGAAGTAATCGCGCAACTGCGCGAGCGCGTCTCGTGGGGCATCACGATGTTCACCATGATGTTCGCCGACATGGCGCCGCCGCAGACGGTCGAGCTGTTCGCGCGCGAGGTGATGCCGGCATTTGTCTAG
- a CDS encoding phasin family protein yields MARREAESIISKLRHMSEEGLGSVVNELMSNEKLRKRLGRAGERLMANKHIFDRNVETVLDFVNIPSKRDVRELKARLDTLSSQFVNLSMKVDRMLAAAGRSGVESATAPGGGERPAPVRRITPRRAAPRPKSSD; encoded by the coding sequence ATGGCACGTCGCGAAGCCGAAAGCATCATCTCCAAGCTGCGCCACATGAGCGAAGAGGGGCTCGGCAGCGTGGTCAACGAGCTGATGTCCAACGAGAAGCTGCGCAAGCGCCTGGGACGGGCGGGCGAGCGGCTGATGGCCAATAAGCATATCTTCGACCGCAACGTCGAGACCGTGCTGGATTTCGTCAACATCCCCTCCAAGCGCGACGTGCGCGAGCTCAAGGCGCGCCTCGACACCCTCTCGAGCCAGTTCGTGAACCTTAGCATGAAGGTTGACCGGATGCTGGCGGCGGCGGGTCGCAGCGGCGTTGAGAGCGCAACCGCGCCGGGCGGCGGCGAGCGCCCTGCGCCGGTCCGCCGGATAACCCCGCGCAGGGCTGCGCCGCGCCCCAAGTCGTCAGACTGA
- a CDS encoding ArsA-related P-loop ATPase, whose product MSTAGSVSDLLAARLLVCLGPGGVGKTTMSATLALRAALGGRRVDVMTVDPAPRLLDALGVDPRHAAEPREVALEEARAEAGAAARSARRRPARRAGRLRALRLDPKHTFDALVTRHAPSPAAAQAILHNRIYGNLSQALAGVGDYMAMERLLELSDQPSTDLVVLDTPPAREALDFLDAPRRLLELLNSRAVSLLGGGMRRGLGVVDLAARAVLAAFDRITGLHLLGDVQTFVRSFDGMYAGFAERAARAQMLLVAADTAVVVVTTAEPERIDQAHEFIAALSAAGIATRAVIVNRTLPAMPVAEEIARAAVGPALRRKLARAAHEFAALKERETAALVSLRAGVPAEMRLFAAPDLGTEPASLGDLARLGHNIAEL is encoded by the coding sequence ATGAGCACCGCCGGCTCGGTTTCCGACCTGCTCGCCGCGCGCCTGCTGGTTTGCCTCGGCCCGGGCGGCGTGGGCAAGACGACAATGAGCGCTACGCTTGCGCTGCGCGCCGCGCTCGGCGGCCGGCGGGTGGACGTGATGACCGTCGATCCGGCGCCGCGGCTGCTCGACGCACTCGGCGTCGATCCGCGCCACGCCGCCGAGCCGCGCGAGGTTGCGCTGGAAGAGGCCAGGGCGGAGGCGGGCGCCGCAGCCCGGAGCGCGCGCAGGCGGCCGGCGCGGCGCGCCGGCCGCCTGCGCGCGCTCCGCCTCGACCCCAAGCACACCTTCGACGCGCTGGTCACCCGCCACGCCCCCTCGCCCGCCGCCGCGCAGGCGATCCTTCACAACCGCATCTACGGCAATCTCTCTCAGGCGCTTGCCGGCGTCGGCGACTACATGGCGATGGAGCGGCTGCTCGAGCTCAGCGACCAGCCTTCGACCGACCTGGTGGTGCTCGACACCCCGCCTGCGCGCGAGGCGCTCGATTTTCTCGATGCGCCCCGCCGCCTGCTCGAGCTCTTAAACTCGCGCGCCGTCAGTCTGCTCGGCGGCGGGATGCGCCGCGGGCTCGGCGTGGTCGATTTGGCCGCGCGCGCGGTGCTCGCCGCCTTTGATCGGATCACCGGCCTTCACCTGCTGGGCGACGTCCAGACCTTCGTGCGCAGCTTCGACGGGATGTATGCCGGCTTCGCCGAACGCGCCGCTCGCGCGCAGATGCTGCTGGTCGCGGCCGACACTGCGGTGGTCGTGGTCACCACCGCCGAGCCCGAGCGTATCGACCAGGCCCACGAGTTCATCGCCGCGCTCAGCGCCGCCGGTATCGCGACTCGGGCCGTGATCGTCAATCGCACGCTGCCTGCGATGCCCGTCGCCGAGGAGATTGCCCGCGCCGCGGTCGGCCCGGCGCTGCGGCGCAAGCTGGCGCGCGCGGCGCACGAGTTTGCCGCGCTCAAGGAACGCGAGACGGCGGCGCTCGTATCGCTGCGCGCGGGCGTGCCGGCCGAGATGCGTCTGTTTGCCGCGCCTGACCTCGGCACTGAGCCGGCGTCGCTCGGCGACCTCGCCCGGCTCGGCCACAATATCGCCGAGCTCTAG
- a CDS encoding ArsA-related P-loop ATPase, producing the protein MALARLILVTGKGGTGKSAVAASLALALTRRRPTVLVDLDQRMWAARMLGIAPGGNGGSAAGAIPDLETMSLSARSELEAFIERIVPLKTIARRMLNSRTFGYVSAALPGLEAFLMLERLRLIAGQAALEDRYAVVDAPATGSTLELLSVAGGVKRIAPLGTLNRLAAGVEDFLADPARFAVVLTLSAQELALREALEAAGILRDRLGVSLAAAVVNAVPQPLFSAAELRTLDAHPACRRLAAWRGGAGGPAARARRAAARAHLRVIELPMLFSPAMGRAEVEELSRALGAQLND; encoded by the coding sequence ATGGCGCTTGCCCGGCTAATCCTGGTCACCGGTAAGGGCGGCACCGGCAAAAGCGCGGTGGCCGCATCGCTTGCGCTCGCCCTTACGCGCCGCCGGCCCACGGTGCTGGTCGATCTTGACCAGCGGATGTGGGCGGCGCGGATGCTCGGAATCGCGCCCGGCGGCAACGGCGGTTCCGCGGCGGGCGCAATTCCCGATCTCGAAACGATGTCGCTCAGCGCGCGCAGCGAGCTCGAAGCCTTCATCGAGCGAATCGTGCCGCTCAAGACGATCGCGCGCCGGATGCTCAACAGCCGCACGTTCGGCTACGTCAGCGCCGCATTGCCCGGTTTGGAGGCGTTCCTGATGCTGGAGCGGCTGCGACTCATCGCCGGACAGGCCGCGCTGGAGGACCGCTACGCCGTGGTTGACGCGCCCGCCACCGGCAGCACGCTGGAGCTGCTCTCGGTCGCAGGCGGCGTCAAGCGTATAGCGCCGCTGGGCACGCTCAACCGGCTCGCCGCGGGCGTCGAGGATTTCCTCGCCGACCCCGCCCGTTTCGCGGTCGTGCTGACGCTCAGCGCGCAAGAGTTGGCGCTGCGCGAGGCGCTGGAGGCGGCCGGCATCCTGCGCGACCGCCTGGGGGTCAGCCTCGCGGCGGCGGTCGTGAACGCAGTACCGCAACCGCTGTTCAGCGCGGCGGAGTTGCGCACCCTCGACGCGCATCCGGCGTGCCGCAGGCTCGCCGCATGGCGCGGCGGCGCGGGCGGCCCCGCGGCGCGGGCGCGCCGCGCGGCCGCCCGCGCGCATCTGCGTGTGATCGAACTGCCGATGCTCTTCAGTCCGGCGATGGGCCGGGCCGAGGTGGAGGAGTTGAGCCGCGCGCTCGGCGCGCAGCTCAACGATTGA
- a CDS encoding DUF4911 domain-containing protein: MKADLCPSFHSIVLAIAPAEIARFKAVIESYDNLATLRTEDPRHHYLRLYFSAEAASEVDALLAALGATFSIRRIAS, encoded by the coding sequence ATGAAAGCGGACTTGTGCCCATCGTTTCACAGCATAGTGCTGGCGATCGCACCGGCCGAGATCGCGCGCTTCAAGGCGGTGATAGAGTCCTACGACAACCTCGCCACCCTGCGCACCGAGGACCCGCGTCATCACTATCTGCGGCTGTACTTCAGCGCCGAGGCGGCCTCTGAGGTCGACGCACTGCTGGCCGCGCTGGGCGCGACATTTTCGATCCGGCGTATCGCTTCTTGA
- a CDS encoding glycoside hydrolase family 15 protein — translation MAVIEDSPRACGAPGIEPRWTHSAKDVVGTAYSTASHIWFTASGGVLSEIYYPTIDRPQIRDLQFLVSDGETFFHDVHRHQDSVTEYLAERGLGVRITNSDREGRYRVVMEIITDPHQPCVLIDTRLEGDPELLSRLHLYVLLAPHLEVGGWGNTANVARIAGYEFLTAHKRNTWLALGATVPFVRRSCGYVGRTDGWQDLNQNFRLDHQFAAAPDGNVALTGEIALPDDYHFTLGLAFGNSLHRAVTGLYQSLGVPFAAHAARFAEQWERACKHFYPLDRWAGDGGTLARKSRELLLAHEDKRFPGAIIASMSIPWGEIKGDEDLGGYHLVWTRDMINSATGLLAAGDLATPVRALIYLACTQREDGGFPQNFWIDGRPYWSGIQLDEVAFPIVLAWRLVRAGAAMGAFDPYAMVMAAAHYLIREGPVTPQERWEENCGYSPSTLASNIAALICAACLAHERGDAATAEFLREYADFLETHIERWTVTRRGFLVRGIARHYVRINPERPGCETPSEDPDEGMVLIHNRPPNAPYLFPAAEIVDPGFLELVRYGIRRPGDPLIEDSLRVIDAVLRHDFPAGPCWKRYTHDGYGQKDDGGPFTGWGVGRPWPLLSGERGHYELAAGRDPLPYLRAMENFATATRLLPEQIWDLPDIPAALMRYGKPTGAAMPLMWAHAEYLKLLRSIADGVIFDLIPEVAERYREGPPRPPIEVWKHNRRITSVPAGCKLRIQAPEPFVLHWTKDEWHHVHDTRSAHTAVGIGFADIEVTPTDRAPVRFTFYWPKRRQWEGRDYAVELCDAPA, via the coding sequence ATGGCCGTCATCGAGGACTCCCCGCGCGCCTGCGGCGCGCCCGGGATCGAGCCGCGCTGGACCCACAGCGCCAAGGACGTCGTGGGCACTGCCTACTCTACCGCCAGCCATATCTGGTTCACAGCCTCGGGCGGCGTGCTCAGCGAAATCTACTACCCGACGATCGATCGCCCGCAGATTCGCGACCTCCAGTTCCTGGTCAGCGATGGCGAAACCTTCTTCCACGACGTCCATCGCCATCAGGACAGCGTCACCGAATATCTCGCCGAGCGCGGGCTCGGCGTTCGCATCACCAACTCTGACCGCGAAGGCCGCTACCGGGTCGTGATGGAGATCATCACGGACCCCCACCAGCCGTGCGTTCTTATCGATACGCGGCTGGAGGGCGACCCGGAGCTGCTCAGCCGTCTCCATCTCTACGTCCTGCTCGCGCCGCATCTGGAGGTCGGCGGATGGGGCAACACGGCCAACGTCGCACGCATCGCGGGCTACGAGTTCCTTACCGCGCACAAGCGCAACACGTGGCTGGCGCTCGGCGCGACGGTCCCCTTCGTGCGTCGCTCGTGCGGCTATGTCGGCCGGACCGACGGCTGGCAGGACCTCAATCAGAATTTCCGCCTTGACCACCAGTTCGCCGCCGCCCCCGACGGCAACGTCGCGCTGACCGGCGAGATCGCGCTGCCCGACGACTACCACTTCACCCTCGGGCTCGCTTTCGGCAACAGCCTCCATCGCGCCGTGACCGGCCTGTATCAGTCGCTGGGGGTGCCGTTTGCCGCGCACGCCGCGCGCTTCGCCGAGCAATGGGAACGCGCATGCAAGCACTTCTATCCGCTCGACCGATGGGCCGGCGACGGCGGCACGCTCGCGCGCAAGAGCCGCGAGCTCCTGCTCGCCCACGAGGACAAGCGCTTTCCCGGCGCGATCATCGCCTCGATGAGCATCCCGTGGGGCGAAATCAAGGGCGACGAGGACCTCGGCGGCTATCATCTGGTATGGACGCGCGACATGATCAACAGCGCGACCGGCCTGCTCGCCGCCGGCGACCTCGCCACGCCCGTGCGCGCGCTCATCTATCTCGCCTGCACCCAGCGCGAGGACGGCGGCTTTCCCCAGAACTTCTGGATCGACGGCCGCCCCTACTGGAGCGGCATCCAGCTCGACGAGGTCGCCTTCCCGATCGTGCTGGCGTGGCGGCTGGTGCGCGCGGGGGCGGCGATGGGCGCGTTCGACCCCTACGCGATGGTGATGGCCGCGGCACATTATCTAATCCGCGAAGGCCCGGTGACACCGCAGGAGCGATGGGAGGAGAACTGTGGCTACTCGCCTTCGACGCTGGCGAGCAACATCGCGGCGCTGATCTGCGCCGCCTGTCTTGCTCACGAGCGCGGCGACGCCGCGACCGCCGAGTTCCTGCGCGAGTATGCCGACTTCCTGGAAACCCACATCGAGCGATGGACGGTGACCCGCCGTGGCTTCCTCGTCCGCGGCATCGCCCGCCACTACGTCCGCATCAATCCCGAGCGGCCCGGATGTGAGACGCCCAGCGAGGATCCCGACGAGGGCATGGTGCTTATCCATAACCGCCCGCCGAATGCGCCCTACCTCTTCCCCGCGGCCGAGATCGTGGACCCCGGCTTTCTCGAGCTCGTGCGCTACGGAATCCGCCGCCCCGGCGATCCACTGATCGAGGACTCGCTGCGCGTGATCGACGCGGTGCTCAGGCACGACTTTCCCGCCGGGCCGTGCTGGAAGCGCTACACCCACGACGGCTACGGGCAGAAGGACGACGGCGGGCCATTCACCGGATGGGGCGTCGGGCGGCCGTGGCCGCTGCTCAGCGGCGAGCGCGGCCATTACGAACTCGCCGCCGGCCGCGATCCGCTGCCGTACCTGCGCGCGATGGAGAACTTCGCGACCGCGACGCGGCTTTTGCCCGAGCAGATCTGGGATCTGCCAGATATCCCGGCTGCGCTGATGCGCTACGGCAAACCGACCGGCGCCGCGATGCCGCTGATGTGGGCGCACGCTGAATACCTCAAGCTTCTGCGCTCGATCGCCGACGGCGTGATTTTCGACCTGATTCCCGAAGTCGCCGAGCGCTATCGCGAAGGCCCGCCGCGCCCGCCGATCGAGGTGTGGAAGCACAACCGGCGCATCACAAGCGTGCCGGCTGGATGCAAGCTGCGCATCCAGGCGCCCGAGCCCTTCGTCCTGCACTGGACCAAGGACGAATGGCATCACGTGCACGACACCCGTTCCGCGCACACCGCGGTCGGGATCGGCTTCGCTGATATCGAGGTCACGCCGACCGACCGCGCGCCGGTGCGCTTCACGTTCTACTGGCCCAAGCGCCGACAATGGGAGGGGCGCGACTACGCCGTCGAGCTATGCGACGCGCCGGCCTAG
- the tatC gene encoding twin-arginine translocase subunit TatC: MASHEPPARPAGSIDETRMPLLEHLRELRIRLVRAALAIAVGCALAYVFADQLFAWLTLPLREVAHGKLLLIGTGVGEAFYTKIKVALIAGVFVASPAVFYEVWKFIAPGLYDSEKRMALPFVVFASMFFVLGGYFCWAVVFKIGYAFFISEYGTIGVTPTIRISEYLAFSAKLMLAFGLTFEMPIFALFLTRLGMVDHRLMLRYFRYAVLGIFVVSAALTPPDMISMFLLAIPLLALYAMSVGVSYMFRAAPAAPEPVAAPPPSA, encoded by the coding sequence GTGGCCAGCCACGAGCCGCCCGCCCGCCCAGCCGGCAGCATCGACGAGACCCGGATGCCGTTGCTCGAGCATCTGCGCGAGCTACGCATACGGCTCGTGCGCGCCGCGCTTGCGATCGCGGTCGGATGCGCACTGGCGTACGTCTTTGCCGATCAACTCTTCGCCTGGCTGACGCTGCCGCTGCGCGAGGTCGCCCATGGCAAGCTGCTGCTGATCGGCACCGGCGTCGGCGAGGCGTTCTACACCAAGATCAAGGTGGCGCTGATCGCGGGCGTATTCGTCGCCAGCCCGGCGGTGTTCTATGAGGTCTGGAAGTTCATCGCGCCGGGGCTGTACGACTCGGAAAAGCGGATGGCGCTGCCGTTCGTGGTCTTCGCCAGCATGTTCTTCGTGCTCGGCGGCTACTTCTGCTGGGCGGTGGTGTTCAAGATAGGCTACGCCTTTTTCATCAGCGAGTACGGCACCATCGGCGTCACCCCGACGATCCGGATAAGCGAGTATCTCGCGTTCTCGGCCAAGCTGATGCTGGCCTTCGGGCTGACCTTCGAGATGCCGATCTTCGCGCTGTTCCTGACCCGGCTGGGGATGGTGGACCATCGGCTGATGCTGCGCTACTTCCGCTACGCAGTGCTCGGGATCTTTGTGGTCTCGGCGGCGCTGACGCCGCCCGACATGATCTCAATGTTCCTGCTGGCGATTCCGCTGCTGGCGCTCTATGCGATGAGCGTTGGCGTCTCGTACATGTTCCGCGCCGCACCCGCCGCGCCCGAGCCGGTCGCGGCGCCGCCGCCGAGCGCTTAA
- a CDS encoding twin-arginine translocase TatA/TatE family subunit, translating into MGIFEILLLLAIALIVIPPDDLPQVLRAAGRVMRELRLASNTVMRELSSAIGDEQPFNLLPPRFDDEIPPAPPSPAGSPASAIDLAPASSHTAAPQVPTSDSIVTSPEPDAIASNSVPAANVSAQPHAASAEPSTHAAATKP; encoded by the coding sequence TTGGGCATTTTCGAAATACTGCTGCTCCTCGCAATCGCCCTGATCGTGATTCCACCCGACGATCTGCCGCAGGTGCTGCGTGCCGCGGGCAGGGTGATGCGCGAGCTGCGCCTTGCCAGCAACACTGTGATGCGCGAGCTGTCGAGCGCCATCGGCGATGAACAGCCCTTTAACCTCTTGCCGCCGCGCTTTGACGACGAGATCCCGCCGGCTCCGCCGAGCCCGGCCGGCTCTCCCGCGTCGGCCATCGATCTGGCGCCCGCCTCGTCGCACACTGCCGCGCCCCAGGTGCCGACGTCCGATTCAATCGTAACCTCGCCGGAGCCGGACGCCATTGCGTCCAACTCCGTGCCCGCGGCAAACGTCTCCGCGCAGCCGCATGCGGCGTCTGCCGAACCGTCCACGCACGCGGCCGCTACTAAACCATAG
- a CDS encoding histone deacetylase produces MLRTALVSDRRYLRHFAGRSHPERPQRVEAMIEMIEHLGRSALLSLAPREATPEELALCHDPAYIAAVERTAAVARYDFDPDTHTCPDSYRTAVLAAGGVLTAVEAVMDGAADNAFAIVRPPGHHALARRAMGFCLFNNVAIAARWLLQRRGLGRVAVVDWDVHHGNGIQDIFYDSRAVLYFSTHQFPFYPGTGSLDEVGVGEGAGFTVNVPMPATFGDEEYLRIFDAVLAPILRQYRPEFILISSGFDAHHRDPLGGMRVTEAGFAAMARRVKRLAAECCKGRMVAALEGGYDLQALADSGRMVIEELGREADEPDKPTADGERVIPIVERSHYFLAPYWKF; encoded by the coding sequence ATGCTCAGGACCGCGCTGGTAAGCGACCGCCGCTATCTCAGGCATTTCGCCGGCCGCAGCCATCCCGAGCGCCCGCAGCGCGTCGAGGCGATGATCGAAATGATCGAGCATCTCGGCCGCTCCGCGCTGCTGTCGCTTGCCCCGCGCGAAGCAACTCCTGAGGAGCTCGCACTCTGTCACGACCCCGCCTACATCGCCGCCGTCGAGCGCACCGCGGCGGTCGCGCGCTACGACTTCGACCCCGACACCCATACCTGTCCCGATTCCTACCGCACCGCCGTGCTCGCCGCAGGCGGCGTTTTGACCGCGGTCGAGGCGGTGATGGACGGTGCGGCGGATAACGCCTTCGCGATTGTGCGTCCGCCGGGCCATCACGCGCTCGCCCGGCGCGCGATGGGCTTTTGCCTGTTCAACAACGTCGCGATCGCGGCACGCTGGCTCCTCCAGCGACGCGGTCTTGGGCGCGTGGCCGTGGTCGATTGGGACGTCCATCACGGCAACGGCATCCAGGACATTTTCTACGATTCGCGAGCGGTCCTCTATTTCTCGACCCATCAATTTCCCTTCTATCCGGGCACCGGGTCGCTCGACGAGGTAGGCGTGGGCGAAGGGGCAGGCTTCACGGTCAACGTGCCGATGCCCGCGACGTTTGGCGACGAAGAATACCTGCGCATCTTTGATGCGGTACTCGCGCCGATCCTGCGCCAGTACCGCCCCGAGTTCATCCTGATCTCATCGGGCTTCGATGCGCACCATCGCGATCCGCTGGGCGGGATGCGGGTGACGGAGGCGGGGTTTGCCGCGATGGCGCGACGGGTCAAACGCTTGGCGGCCGAGTGCTGTAAGGGCCGGATGGTCGCGGCGCTGGAGGGCGGCTACGATCTCCAGGCGCTCGCGGATTCGGGACGCATGGTGATCGAGGAGCTGGGCCGTGAAGCCGACGAGCCAGACAAGCCCACAGCCGACGGCGAGCGCGTGATCCCGATAGTCGAACGCTCGCACTATTTCCTGGCGCCGTACTGGAAGTTCTGA
- a CDS encoding FHA domain-containing protein, translated as MSGGNSEESSSGLRLVALGVSKPQAFALRARRIAIGTAPENDLRPDDATVSRRHAVLKRRWGRWRVVDLGSSNGTWINGRRTDASSPTPVKRGDELRFGNARFGFVAAGDDPAKVGVSAGRRAAAPPRRPSRRAIAVGVVMLFATGFGVTQYLVNFDRLEQAAGVGAPGSPVAPAAPTSARATPAVAAAGPALGPAAGDGRATGAAHGRATPAPTSGAHSAPAAAADGVEGAGLAWLARINQYRAMVKLGPVRDDPALSEGERNHTRYLVENYGALIRKGVGMGAAMHSEDAFKPGYTPVGMRAAQDSDIDEWAGPQPPPSTYWAIDDWMTGAFHRLNILNPRLRQVAYGQSCEGGTCAAALNVISGAEMPTLAGLPLATPIMFPPPHSTVGLGPLWGEWPDPKGPCSGYRAPVGLPITLSLGLMVDAHLTEYKLTRAGEAPIDLEACGFDAASYANSDPSAQERGRGVLHDFGAVAVIPRVPLEKRSSYTVSMTVNGRNYTWTFSTAP; from the coding sequence GTGTCGGGTGGGAATTCCGAGGAGTCAAGTAGCGGGCTGCGCCTGGTCGCGCTGGGCGTGTCCAAACCGCAGGCATTTGCGCTGCGTGCGCGGCGAATCGCGATCGGCACCGCGCCGGAGAACGACCTGCGGCCCGACGATGCCACAGTGTCGCGCCGCCACGCCGTGCTGAAGCGCCGATGGGGCCGATGGCGCGTCGTCGATCTTGGCTCAAGCAACGGAACCTGGATCAACGGACGGCGCACCGATGCGTCGTCGCCGACGCCTGTAAAGCGCGGCGACGAGCTGCGCTTTGGCAACGCGCGCTTCGGGTTTGTCGCGGCAGGCGACGACCCGGCAAAGGTGGGCGTAAGCGCAGGGCGGCGCGCCGCGGCGCCCCCGCGCCGGCCGTCGCGGCGAGCGATCGCTGTCGGCGTAGTGATGCTGTTTGCCACCGGCTTTGGCGTAACCCAGTACCTTGTGAACTTCGACCGCCTCGAGCAGGCGGCTGGGGTGGGCGCGCCGGGCTCGCCCGTCGCGCCCGCCGCACCTACCAGTGCGCGCGCGACTCCGGCGGTGGCCGCCGCCGGCCCCGCGCTGGGCCCAGCGGCTGGCGACGGACGAGCCACGGGGGCGGCACACGGCCGCGCAACGCCTGCGCCGACCAGCGGCGCGCACAGCGCGCCCGCAGCCGCCGCGGACGGCGTCGAAGGTGCGGGCCTCGCATGGCTTGCGCGCATCAACCAGTACCGCGCGATGGTGAAGCTCGGCCCGGTCCGCGACGATCCCGCGCTCAGCGAGGGCGAACGCAACCATACGCGCTACCTGGTCGAGAATTACGGCGCGCTTATCCGAAAGGGTGTCGGCATGGGCGCCGCGATGCATAGCGAGGATGCCTTCAAGCCTGGCTATACGCCTGTGGGGATGCGTGCCGCGCAGGACAGCGATATCGACGAATGGGCGGGACCGCAGCCGCCGCCCTCGACGTACTGGGCGATCGACGATTGGATGACCGGTGCATTTCACCGCCTGAACATCCTCAACCCCAGGCTGCGCCAAGTGGCCTACGGCCAGTCATGCGAAGGCGGTACGTGTGCGGCCGCGCTCAATGTCATCAGCGGCGCGGAGATGCCGACCCTTGCAGGCCTGCCGCTGGCGACGCCGATCATGTTTCCGCCGCCCCACTCGACGGTCGGTCTCGGCCCGTTATGGGGCGAATGGCCCGACCCGAAGGGTCCGTGCAGCGGCTACCGAGCGCCCGTCGGGTTGCCGATAACCCTTTCCCTGGGACTGATGGTCGATGCGCATCTGACCGAGTACAAACTCACCCGCGCGGGCGAGGCCCCAATCGACCTCGAAGCGTGCGGCTTCGATGCAGCTAGCTACGCGAATTCCGATCCATCGGCTCAGGAGCGCGGGCGCGGTGTGCTGCACGATTTCGGCGCCGTCGCCGTCATTCCGCGCGTGCCGCTAGAGAAGCGCTCCAGCTACACGGTTTCTATGACAGTCAACGGACGCAATTACACCTGGACGTTCTCAACCGCGCCCTAA